Proteins from a genomic interval of Peromyscus leucopus breed LL Stock chromosome 12, UCI_PerLeu_2.1, whole genome shotgun sequence:
- the Slc51a gene encoding organic solute transporter subunit alpha, with translation MEPGRTQIRLDPRYTADLLELLQTNYSINSACFSYPPTAAQLLRELGALEITLTIFLTFLTMGSVAIFVEDAIYLYKNTLCPIKKRTLIWSSSAPTVVSVFCCFGLWIPRALTLVEMAITSFYAIVFYLLMLVMVEGFGGKDAVLRTLKDTPMRVHTGPCCCCCPCCPPLILTRKKLQLLMLGAFQYAFFKIMLNLVGLFLIPDGIFDPSDISEKSTALWINTFLGVSTLFALWSLAILFRQAKMHLGEQNMGSKFALFQVLVILTALQPSIFSILANGGQIACSPPFSSKIRSQVMNCHMLIVETFLMTVLTRMYYRRKDNKVGYEIAQHQTWT, from the exons GTACACAGCAGACCTTCTGGAGCTCCTGCAGACCAATTACAGCATcaactctgcctgcttctcttaCCCTCCGACTGCAGCCCAGCTCCTGAGAG AACTGGGTGCGTTGGAAATCACCCTCACCATCTTCTTGACCTTTCTTACCATGGGCTCAGTTGCCATCTTCGTAGAGGATGCTATTTATCTGTACAAGAACACCCTTTGCCCCATCAAGAAGAGGACCCTGATCTGGAGCAGCTCTGCACCTACG gtggtgtctgtgttctGCTGCTTTGGCCTCTGGATCCCTCGAGCCCTCACACTGGTGGAGATGGCCATAACGTC GTTTTACGCCATAGTCTTTTACCTCCTGATGCTGGTCATGGTGGAAGGCTTTGGTGGGAAGGATGCAGTTCTGAGGACACTGAAGGACACCCCGATGAGGGTGCACACgggtccctgctgctgctgctgcccctgctgcCCACCCCTCATACTTACCAG GAAGAAGCTTCAGCTGCTGATGTTGGGCGCTTTCCAGTATGCCTTCTTCAAGATAATGCTTAATTTAGTGGGGCTCTTCCTCATCCCTGACGGCATCTTTGACCCATCAGAC ATTTCCGAGAAGAGCACGGCTCTGTGGATCAACACTTTCCTCGGCGTGTCCACACTGTTCGCTCTCTGGTCGCTGGCCATCCTTTTCCGTCAAGCCAAGATGCACCTGGGTGAACAGAATATGGGATCCAAGTTCGCTCTGTTCCAG GTTCTTGTCATCCTGACTGCCCTGCAGCCTTCCATTTTCTCCATCTTGGCGAATGGCGGGCAGATTGCTTGctcacctcccttctcttctAAAATCAGGTCCCAAG TGATGAACTGCCACATGCTCATAGTGGAGACCTTCCTGATGACGGTGCTGACGCGGATGTACTATCGAAGGAAAGATAACAAGGTTGGGTACGAGATTGCTCAGCACCAGACCTGGACTTGA